One window of Bacteroides sp. AN502(2024) genomic DNA carries:
- a CDS encoding tyrosine-type recombinase/integrase, which produces MRSTFKQLYYINRNKVKTDGTTAVWCRISIDGKQAVLSTGIYCRPDDWNGRKGEIRDARTNGLLTRYRLHIENTYNTILKEQGVISAELLKNTIIAESSLPTTLLETGRHELERLEKRSVKIGSRSTYRQSVLFQDCLRQYIESSYGMADMPLEDITEQFGRDYKTFLLKELGCSTDKMNKCLCWLNRLLYLSVDREILRANPIEDVEYEKKNPPRLKHISRNELKRLMATPFEDKKMELARRMFIFSSFTGLAYVDVYKLYPHHVGETADGRKFIRKKRGKTNVEAFIPLHPVAERILSLYNTTDDTKPVFPLPIRDILWHEVHSIGNALEFEENLSHHQSRHTFGTLLISAGISIESIAKMMGHTNITSSQIYAKITDDKISKDMDKLMERRKLESTGEKRKKSSK; this is translated from the coding sequence ATGCGAAGTACATTCAAACAACTCTATTACATCAACCGAAACAAGGTGAAGACAGACGGAACGACAGCCGTCTGGTGTAGAATTTCCATTGACGGCAAACAGGCGGTGCTGTCCACCGGCATCTATTGCCGTCCCGACGACTGGAACGGCAGGAAAGGCGAAATCAGGGATGCAAGGACAAACGGACTATTGACACGCTATCGCTTGCATATCGAGAACACATACAATACCATACTCAAGGAGCAGGGTGTCATCAGCGCGGAACTGCTGAAGAATACCATCATTGCGGAGAGTTCCCTGCCAACCACCTTGTTGGAGACGGGCAGGCATGAACTGGAGCGGTTGGAGAAGCGTTCCGTCAAGATAGGGTCACGCTCCACCTACCGGCAGTCCGTCCTCTTTCAGGACTGCCTCAGGCAATATATTGAATCCTCATACGGCATGGCGGATATGCCGCTGGAGGATATAACGGAGCAGTTCGGCAGGGATTACAAGACATTCCTCTTGAAAGAGCTGGGATGTAGCACGGACAAGATGAACAAGTGCCTGTGCTGGCTCAACAGGCTGCTGTATCTTTCCGTGGACAGAGAGATATTGCGTGCCAACCCGATAGAGGACGTGGAATACGAAAAGAAGAACCCTCCACGGTTGAAGCACATCAGCCGCAACGAGCTGAAACGGCTGATGGCGACACCGTTCGAGGACAAGAAGATGGAGCTTGCACGGCGAATGTTCATCTTTTCGAGCTTCACCGGCTTGGCGTATGTGGACGTGTACAAGCTCTATCCGCATCATGTTGGGGAGACAGCGGACGGGCGGAAGTTTATCCGAAAGAAACGCGGCAAGACGAATGTGGAGGCGTTCATTCCGTTGCACCCCGTGGCGGAACGGATACTGTCCCTCTACAACACCACGGACGACACGAAGCCCGTGTTCCCTTTGCCCATCCGTGACATCCTTTGGCATGAGGTGCATTCCATCGGCAACGCGCTGGAGTTCGAGGAGAATCTCTCCCATCACCAAAGTCGGCACACATTCGGGACCCTGTTGATTTCCGCAGGCATTTCGATTGAGAGCATCGCCAAGATGATGGGGCACACGAACATCACCAGTTCCCAAATTTATGCAAAAATCACGGATGACAAGATTTCCAAG
- a CDS encoding tyrosine-type recombinase/integrase — MKVEKFKVLLYLKKSGLDKSGKAPIMGRITVNRTVAQFGCKLSCTPGLWNPRESRLNGKSKEAVETNEKIEKLLLAVNSAFDSLLERKHEFDAAAVKDMFQGSMEKQMTLLKQFDLINEELKSRVGIDRAEGTYSKYYYTRQILAEFVRWKFKTEDIAFGQLYERFIWEFQDYVLDEKKQSLQSVRHYLALLKKVCRTAYKEGHSERNFFCNFKLPKQELSAPKALTREEFVKVRDVEISVRRRPSLALTHDLFLFACYTGTAYADTVSITRDNLCTDDDGNLWLKYHRKKNEYLARVKLLPEAIALLEKYKDDSRETLLPVQEYSVLRANMKSLRVLAGIKTDIVYHVGRHSFASLITLEEGVPIETISRMLGHTNIQTTQIYARVTPKRLFEDMDKFIEATEDLELVL, encoded by the coding sequence ATGAAAGTAGAAAAATTCAAGGTGCTGCTCTACCTTAAAAAGAGCGGACTGGACAAGTCGGGCAAAGCTCCCATCATGGGACGCATCACCGTGAACCGCACGGTGGCGCAATTCGGATGCAAGCTCTCCTGCACGCCCGGATTGTGGAATCCCCGTGAAAGCCGGCTGAACGGCAAGAGCAAGGAGGCGGTAGAGACCAATGAGAAGATTGAAAAGCTGCTGCTCGCCGTCAATTCCGCATTCGATTCCTTACTGGAGCGCAAACACGAGTTTGACGCGGCTGCGGTCAAGGACATGTTTCAGGGAAGCATGGAAAAGCAGATGACCCTGCTGAAACAGTTTGACCTCATCAACGAGGAACTGAAGTCGCGTGTCGGCATCGACCGTGCCGAGGGAACCTATTCCAAATATTACTATACCCGGCAGATTCTCGCCGAGTTCGTCCGTTGGAAGTTCAAGACGGAGGACATCGCCTTCGGACAGCTTTACGAACGGTTCATCTGGGAATTTCAGGATTATGTGCTGGATGAGAAGAAACAGTCCCTGCAATCCGTGCGTCATTACCTTGCCCTCCTGAAGAAAGTATGCCGCACCGCCTACAAGGAAGGGCATTCCGAACGCAACTTCTTCTGCAATTTCAAGCTGCCCAAACAGGAGCTGAGCGCACCGAAGGCACTCACACGGGAGGAGTTCGTGAAAGTGCGTGACGTGGAAATCTCCGTGCGCCGCCGACCGTCGCTCGCCCTCACCCATGACCTGTTCTTGTTTGCCTGCTATACGGGAACCGCATATGCGGATACCGTTTCCATCACACGGGACAATCTCTGTACCGATGACGACGGCAACCTGTGGCTGAAATACCACCGGAAGAAGAACGAGTACCTCGCCCGTGTAAAACTGCTCCCCGAAGCGATAGCCCTGCTGGAGAAATACAAGGATGATTCACGGGAGACTTTGTTGCCCGTGCAGGAATACAGCGTGCTGAGAGCCAACATGAAAAGCCTCCGTGTACTGGCTGGAATCAAGACTGATATCGTCTATCATGTCGGTCGGCATAGCTTCGCAAGCCTCATTACGCTCGAAGAGGGTGTGCCTATTGAGACCATCAGCCGGATGTTGGGACATACCAATATCCAGACTACCCAGATTTATGCCCGCGTGACCCCTAAAAGGCTCTTTGAGGACATGGACAAGTTCATAGAGGCGACAGAGGATTTGGAACTTGTGCTCTGA
- a CDS encoding glycoside hydrolase family 2 protein: MKKNFLIMLLALALCCSAFAQWKPAGDKIKTSWGEQLDPKNVLPEYPRPIMERNDWKNLNGLWKYAITKKGTTAPATYQGDILVPFAVESSLSGVGKMINEKEELWYHRTFDVPSNWRGKQVLLHFGAVDWKAEVWVNDVKVGEHTGGFTPFYFDITSVLNKGNNDLVVKVWDPSDRGEQPRGKQIANPHGIWYTPVTGIWQTVWLEPVAAQYIANLKTTPDIDNNSVKVEVVANTASADKVEVKVFDGKSLVAKGAALNGVPVELAMPANAKLWSPDSPFLYNMEVTLYKNGKAIDQVKSYTAMRKYSIRKGQNGITRLQLNNKDYFQFGPLDQGWWPDGLYTAPTDEALVYDLKKTKDFGYNMVRKHVKVEPARWYTHCDQLGLIVWQDMPSGGPSPQWQARNYFNGTEMTRSTASEANYRKEWKEIIDYLYSYPSIAVWVPFNEAWGQFKTPEIVAWTKEYDPSRLVNPASGGNHYTCGDILDLHHYPGPNMFLYDPRRATVLGEYGGIGLVIERNTWVNDKKNWGYVKFNTSDAVTNEYIKYGNHLLELIQKGFSAAVYTQTTDVEGEINGLMTYDRKVIKMNEAKIREINRKICNSLNK, translated from the coding sequence ATGAAAAAGAATTTTCTAATAATGTTGCTTGCATTGGCTCTATGCTGTTCAGCTTTTGCTCAATGGAAACCTGCCGGTGACAAAATCAAGACATCGTGGGGAGAACAACTCGATCCTAAAAATGTATTGCCGGAATATCCGCGTCCTATCATGGAACGCAATGACTGGAAAAACCTGAACGGGCTTTGGAAATATGCTATTACAAAGAAGGGTACCACTGCGCCCGCTACTTACCAAGGTGATATTCTTGTTCCTTTTGCCGTAGAATCGTCTCTATCGGGCGTAGGCAAAATGATAAATGAGAAAGAGGAACTGTGGTACCACCGCACTTTCGACGTACCTTCCAACTGGCGTGGCAAACAAGTCCTGTTGCACTTCGGAGCAGTGGACTGGAAAGCAGAAGTTTGGGTGAATGATGTAAAAGTAGGCGAACACACAGGCGGATTTACTCCTTTCTATTTCGATATCACTTCCGTACTTAATAAAGGAAATAATGACCTGGTAGTAAAAGTATGGGACCCTTCGGACCGTGGCGAACAACCCAGAGGAAAACAAATAGCAAACCCACATGGCATTTGGTACACTCCGGTCACAGGTATCTGGCAAACAGTGTGGTTGGAACCGGTAGCAGCACAATACATCGCTAATCTGAAAACAACTCCTGATATTGACAATAATTCCGTTAAGGTAGAAGTTGTCGCCAATACGGCTTCTGCTGATAAAGTGGAAGTAAAAGTATTCGATGGTAAAAGCCTTGTAGCCAAAGGTGCAGCGTTGAATGGAGTACCCGTTGAACTGGCAATGCCTGCTAATGCTAAACTGTGGTCTCCGGACTCTCCTTTCCTCTACAATATGGAAGTGACTCTGTATAAAAACGGAAAAGCAATAGACCAAGTAAAGAGCTATACGGCTATGCGTAAATATTCTATCCGCAAAGGTCAGAATGGCATCACTCGTCTGCAATTGAACAACAAGGACTACTTCCAATTCGGTCCGCTCGACCAAGGATGGTGGCCTGACGGTTTATATACCGCACCGACAGACGAAGCACTAGTTTACGACTTGAAGAAGACAAAAGACTTCGGCTACAACATGGTACGTAAACACGTTAAAGTAGAACCTGCGCGCTGGTACACTCATTGTGACCAGTTGGGATTGATCGTATGGCAAGATATGCCGAGCGGTGGTCCCAGTCCACAGTGGCAAGCCCGCAACTATTTCAACGGTACAGAAATGACTCGCTCTACTGCTTCCGAAGCAAACTACCGCAAAGAATGGAAAGAAATCATCGACTACCTGTATTCTTATCCGAGTATCGCTGTATGGGTACCTTTCAACGAAGCATGGGGACAATTCAAGACTCCGGAAATCGTAGCATGGACCAAAGAATACGATCCCAGCCGCTTGGTAAATCCTGCCAGTGGCGGTAACCATTACACTTGTGGCGATATTCTCGACCTTCACCACTATCCGGGTCCGAACATGTTCCTTTACGATCCGAGACGTGCTACCGTATTGGGCGAATATGGAGGTATCGGCCTCGTAATAGAAAGAAACACTTGGGTGAATGACAAGAAAAACTGGGGCTATGTGAAGTTCAATACATCGGACGCAGTAACCAACGAATACATTAAATATGGCAACCATCTGTTGGAATTAATCCAAAAAGGATTCTCTGCTGCCGTATATACCCAGACAACAGACGTAGAAGGTGAAATCAACGGTCTGATGACTTATGATCGGAAAGTAATCAAAATGAATGAAGCCAAGATCAGAGAAATCAACCGGAAAATCTGCAACTCTCTGAATAAATAA
- a CDS encoding sulfatase yields MEKSMISMCLLGGLAIGNGVAQTPLKPNILLIIADDCSYYDIGCFGAVNNKTPHIDALAQQGIKFNSAYNSVSMSTPTRHCVYTGMYPMHHGGYANHSSVNADVKSLPTYLGKLGYRVGLAGKWHIRPLANFPFEKVPGFPEGCTSTNTDYHTKGIEKFMERDASQPFCLVLASINSHAPWTGGDASVFDRKKLQLPAQFIDTEVTREYYARYLAEVGLLDQQVGDAMQILKDKNLLQNTLVIFISEQGTQFAGAKWTNWSAGVKSAMIASWPGIIRPGTETSVIVQYEDLLPTFIDVAGGEIPDVIDGKSLLDVFQGKTKTHHKYAYHVHNNVPEGPAYPIRSISDGHYRLIWNLTPEETYVEKHIERAEWYLSWKAQDTDQAHKIMNRYKNRPEFELYDIKKDPFEMNNLADVKKYSKKKAELTMELQKWMKQQNDSGADKDRPRTLKNKQKKKFHLQ; encoded by the coding sequence ATGGAAAAATCAATGATTAGCATGTGTCTCTTAGGCGGATTGGCGATAGGGAACGGGGTTGCCCAAACTCCTTTGAAGCCTAATATATTATTAATCATAGCCGATGACTGTTCCTATTACGATATAGGCTGTTTCGGAGCTGTCAACAACAAGACTCCTCATATAGACGCATTGGCTCAACAGGGGATAAAGTTCAACAGTGCGTATAATTCTGTTTCGATGAGTACGCCTACCCGGCATTGTGTTTATACAGGTATGTATCCGATGCATCATGGAGGTTATGCAAACCATAGTTCGGTCAATGCTGATGTAAAGTCTCTTCCCACTTATCTGGGAAAACTTGGCTATCGGGTTGGATTGGCCGGAAAATGGCATATCAGGCCTTTGGCTAACTTCCCCTTCGAAAAAGTACCGGGATTTCCTGAAGGATGTACAAGTACAAACACTGACTATCATACCAAAGGTATCGAAAAGTTTATGGAACGTGATGCTTCCCAACCTTTCTGTCTTGTCTTAGCCTCTATCAATTCGCATGCTCCCTGGACAGGCGGTGACGCTTCTGTCTTCGACCGGAAGAAACTTCAGTTGCCGGCACAGTTTATTGACACGGAAGTAACACGTGAATACTATGCCAGATATTTGGCGGAAGTCGGTTTGCTTGACCAACAGGTGGGCGACGCTATGCAGATTCTGAAAGATAAGAATTTATTGCAGAACACCCTTGTCATTTTCATTTCTGAACAGGGTACGCAATTTGCTGGAGCTAAATGGACCAATTGGAGTGCAGGTGTTAAGTCGGCAATGATTGCTTCTTGGCCCGGTATTATTAGACCTGGTACAGAAACTTCTGTCATCGTGCAATATGAAGACCTTCTTCCTACGTTTATCGATGTTGCAGGCGGAGAGATTCCTGATGTGATAGACGGAAAGAGTTTGCTGGATGTGTTTCAGGGGAAAACAAAGACACACCATAAATATGCTTACCATGTCCACAACAATGTTCCTGAAGGTCCGGCGTATCCGATCCGTTCTATTTCAGACGGACATTATCGTCTAATTTGGAACTTGACTCCTGAGGAAACATACGTAGAAAAGCATATTGAAAGGGCAGAATGGTATCTCTCCTGGAAAGCACAGGACACGGATCAGGCACACAAGATCATGAACCGTTATAAGAACCGTCCCGAATTCGAGTTATATGATATAAAGAAAGATCCGTTTGAGATGAATAATCTGGCAGATGTGAAGAAATATAGTAAGAAAAAAGCCGAACTGACGATGGAATTGCAAAAATGGATGAAGCAACAAAATGATTCTGGAGCTGATAAAGACCGTCCACGTACTCTTAAGAATAAGCAGAAGAAAAAGTTTCATTTGCAGTAA
- a CDS encoding arylsulfatase has product MKKEFLGLLCGCTLLPAFLHAQTERPNIVIVLADDLGWGDVGFHGSEIKTPYLDALVGEGVELKRFYTSPISTPTRAGLMTGRYPNRFGVRSAVIPPWREDGLDENEETMADMLARNGYKNRAIIGKWHLGHSKKVHYPMNRGFSHFYGHLNGAIDYFDLTREGELDWHNDWETCYDKGYSTELITKEAIRCIDAYEKEGPFMLYVAYNAPHTPLQAQEKDIKLYCDNFDNLTPREQKKVTYSAMVSCMDRGIGAIVDALKKKGIMDNTFFIFFSDNGTAGVPGSSSGSLRGHKFDEWDGGVHAPAVLYWKKAEKQYKNLSSQVTGFVDLVPTLKDLVGDNSRPKREYDGISILPVLNGKKTCIDRDFYLGHGAVVNKDYKLIRKGMKPGLDLKQDFLVDYKTDPYEKKNASAGNEKIVKALHQVAVKYDTITPCIPEVPYGKGRDGFRAPKEWKVVR; this is encoded by the coding sequence ATGAAAAAAGAGTTTTTGGGTTTGCTTTGTGGATGTACTCTGCTTCCGGCATTTCTTCATGCGCAGACAGAGCGTCCTAATATTGTGATTGTATTGGCCGATGATTTAGGTTGGGGAGATGTAGGCTTTCATGGTAGTGAAATCAAGACTCCCTATTTGGATGCTTTGGTGGGCGAAGGCGTTGAACTCAAACGATTTTACACTTCCCCCATCAGTACGCCTACTCGTGCGGGGCTGATGACGGGGCGTTACCCGAACCGGTTTGGTGTCCGTTCGGCTGTTATTCCGCCCTGGCGTGAAGACGGTCTGGATGAGAATGAAGAAACGATGGCTGATATGCTGGCACGTAATGGATATAAGAACAGAGCCATTATTGGTAAATGGCATTTGGGACATTCCAAGAAAGTACATTATCCGATGAATAGAGGCTTTTCACATTTTTATGGTCATCTGAATGGTGCGATAGATTATTTCGACTTGACGCGTGAAGGCGAGTTAGATTGGCACAACGACTGGGAAACCTGCTATGATAAAGGATATTCCACCGAACTGATTACCAAAGAAGCCATCCGCTGCATCGATGCTTACGAGAAAGAAGGGCCATTTATGTTATATGTAGCCTACAACGCGCCTCATACTCCCCTACAAGCACAGGAAAAAGATATCAAACTTTATTGTGATAACTTCGACAACCTGACACCGAGAGAACAGAAAAAAGTGACTTACAGTGCAATGGTTTCCTGTATGGACAGGGGGATCGGTGCTATTGTAGATGCCTTGAAGAAGAAAGGAATTATGGATAACACATTCTTTATCTTCTTTAGTGATAACGGTACTGCCGGTGTTCCGGGATCCTCATCGGGATCTTTACGCGGACATAAATTTGACGAGTGGGACGGAGGGGTGCATGCACCGGCTGTTCTCTACTGGAAGAAGGCGGAGAAGCAATATAAGAACTTGAGTTCACAAGTGACGGGTTTTGTTGACCTTGTTCCTACATTGAAAGACTTGGTCGGGGATAACAGTCGTCCGAAACGCGAATATGACGGTATCAGCATCCTTCCTGTATTAAACGGTAAAAAGACCTGTATCGACCGCGATTTTTATCTGGGACACGGAGCAGTAGTCAATAAAGATTATAAACTGATAAGAAAAGGTATGAAACCGGGGCTGGATTTGAAACAGGATTTCCTGGTTGATTATAAAACTGATCCTTACGAAAAGAAAAACGCCAGTGCAGGAAATGAGAAGATTGTAAAGGCCCTGCATCAGGTTGCCGTAAAATATGATACCATTACTCCTTGTATACCGGAGGTTCCATACGGTAAAGGTCGTGACGGATTCAGGGCTCCTAAAGAATGGAAAGTAGTACGTTGA
- a CDS encoding sulfatase: MNKLLLSASLVWGVTSLSFAQQTKKTNFVLFIADDCSHYDLGCYGSVDSKTPNIDHFATQGVRFTQAYQAVPMSSPTRHNLYTGVWPVRSGAYPNHTCANEGTLSVIHHLQPLGYKVALIGKSHIAPKSVFPFDLYVPSLKGGELNFEAIQKFISDCKVKGEPFCLFVASNQPHTPWNKGDASQFNADKLTLPPMYVDIPQTRELFTHYLAEINFMDQEFGNVLSILDQEKMTDKSIVVYLSEQGNSLPFAKWTCYDAGVHSACIVRWPGVVKPGSVSDALVEYIDIVPTFVDIAGGKPQAKVDGESFKPVLTGKKKAHKKYSFSLQTTRGINAGSPYYGIRSVYDGRYRYIVNLTPEATFRNVETKSPLFKEWKSLAETDNHAKAVTTKYQHRPAIELYDVKNDPYCMNSLAEDAKQASTISRLAKELKRWMKDCGDEGQPTEMRAFEHMPGKRK, from the coding sequence ATGAATAAATTGTTATTAAGTGCTTCCTTAGTTTGGGGAGTTACCAGCCTGTCTTTTGCGCAGCAAACGAAAAAAACTAACTTTGTTTTGTTTATAGCTGACGACTGTTCTCATTATGATTTGGGCTGTTATGGAAGTGTCGATTCGAAAACTCCGAATATCGACCACTTTGCCACACAGGGAGTACGTTTCACGCAAGCCTATCAGGCTGTTCCGATGTCATCGCCTACCCGGCATAATTTATATACAGGCGTATGGCCTGTACGCAGCGGAGCTTACCCCAATCATACTTGTGCCAATGAAGGAACATTGAGCGTTATACATCACCTGCAACCGTTGGGTTATAAAGTCGCATTGATCGGAAAATCGCATATTGCCCCGAAATCAGTATTTCCTTTCGACCTTTATGTACCTTCTTTGAAAGGTGGGGAGTTGAATTTTGAAGCAATTCAGAAATTTATTTCCGATTGCAAGGTGAAAGGCGAACCTTTCTGTCTGTTTGTAGCCTCCAATCAACCGCATACTCCCTGGAATAAAGGAGATGCCTCCCAATTTAATGCGGACAAACTGACGCTGCCTCCTATGTATGTAGATATTCCCCAGACACGCGAGTTGTTTACTCATTATCTGGCAGAGATCAATTTTATGGATCAGGAATTCGGCAACGTCCTTTCTATCCTGGATCAGGAAAAAATGACAGATAAATCGATTGTTGTTTATTTGAGCGAGCAAGGCAACAGCCTGCCTTTTGCCAAATGGACTTGTTATGATGCGGGGGTACACTCTGCCTGTATCGTTCGCTGGCCGGGAGTCGTTAAGCCTGGAAGCGTAAGTGACGCATTGGTGGAATATATAGATATTGTCCCAACTTTTGTTGACATAGCAGGAGGAAAACCGCAGGCGAAAGTAGATGGCGAAAGCTTCAAACCTGTGCTGACAGGCAAGAAGAAAGCACACAAAAAATATTCTTTCTCCCTTCAGACCACGAGAGGCATCAATGCCGGATCGCCTTATTATGGAATCCGTTCGGTATACGATGGTCGATACAGATATATTGTCAATCTCACCCCGGAAGCTACTTTCCGGAACGTTGAAACGAAATCACCTCTGTTTAAAGAGTGGAAAAGTTTGGCAGAAACAGATAATCATGCAAAAGCGGTGACAACTAAATACCAGCATCGTCCTGCAATCGAATTGTATGATGTGAAGAACGACCCGTACTGCATGAATAGTTTGGCGGAAGACGCGAAACAAGCTTCTACTATCAGCCGCCTGGCTAAAGAGCTGAAACGCTGGATGAAGGATTGTGGAGACGAAGGACAACCTACCGAAATGCGTGCCTTCGAACACATGCCGGGAAAGAGAAAATAA
- a CDS encoding arylsulfatase: MIKQNVLMTAPLLMASFCSAQEKPNVVLIMVDDMGYSDIGCYGGEILTPNIDALASKGVRFTQFYNTSRSCPARASLMTGLYQHQAGIGQMSEDPFNQPNQKSPNDWGVPGYKGFLNRNCVTIAEVLKESGYHTYMAGKWHLGMHGKEKWPLQRGFERFYGILAGACSYLRPSGGRGLTLDNTKLPVPEAPYYTTDAFTDYAIRFVDEQKDDKPFFLYLAFNAPHWPLQAKEEDIQKFTKIYREKGWDEIREARRKRMIKLGIIELNTEFAEWENRKWDELTEQEKDKVAYRMAVYAAQVHCVDYNVGKLLDYLKKNRKLDNTLVMFLSDNGACAEPYAELGGGKVSEINDPACSVFPSYGRAWAQVSNTPFRKYKCRSYEGGISTPLIVSWKSNLKNKKGEWCRVPGYLPDIMPTILEATGAAYPETYHGGNKIYPLVGSSLFPAIRKTTDSLHEYMYWEHQNNRAIRWGNWKAIRDEKGKEWELYDVVKDRTERTNLAEQHPEVLTKLVTEWERWANANFVLPKRPKK, from the coding sequence ATGATAAAGCAGAACGTCTTAATGACTGCCCCCTTATTGATGGCATCGTTTTGTTCGGCACAAGAGAAACCGAATGTCGTATTGATTATGGTAGATGATATGGGTTATTCCGATATCGGCTGCTATGGTGGAGAAATATTAACTCCTAATATTGATGCGTTGGCATCCAAAGGAGTGCGTTTTACACAATTCTATAACACTTCGCGTTCTTGTCCCGCTCGAGCTAGTTTAATGACAGGATTATATCAGCACCAGGCGGGTATCGGGCAGATGTCCGAAGATCCGTTTAATCAACCCAATCAAAAGAGCCCGAACGACTGGGGAGTGCCGGGATATAAAGGGTTTTTGAACCGGAACTGCGTCACGATAGCTGAAGTGCTGAAAGAAAGCGGTTATCATACTTATATGGCTGGTAAATGGCATTTGGGAATGCATGGAAAAGAAAAGTGGCCCTTGCAACGGGGATTTGAACGGTTTTATGGGATTTTGGCTGGTGCTTGCAGTTATCTCCGCCCATCGGGAGGACGGGGCTTGACTCTTGATAACACGAAACTTCCGGTACCGGAAGCTCCTTATTATACAACGGACGCATTTACTGATTATGCAATCCGCTTCGTTGATGAACAGAAAGACGACAAACCATTCTTCCTTTATTTAGCCTTTAACGCTCCCCACTGGCCGTTGCAGGCAAAAGAAGAAGACATTCAAAAGTTCACGAAGATCTATCGTGAGAAAGGGTGGGATGAAATTCGTGAAGCGAGACGGAAACGAATGATCAAGCTGGGTATTATCGAACTGAATACAGAGTTTGCCGAATGGGAAAATCGGAAATGGGATGAATTGACGGAACAGGAGAAAGATAAAGTAGCCTATCGGATGGCAGTTTATGCGGCACAGGTGCATTGTGTAGATTATAATGTAGGAAAATTGCTGGATTACTTGAAAAAGAATCGTAAACTGGATAACACACTTGTCATGTTTCTATCCGACAACGGTGCTTGTGCCGAACCTTATGCTGAATTGGGAGGCGGAAAAGTTTCTGAAATCAACGATCCGGCTTGTAGCGTATTCCCTTCTTACGGAAGAGCATGGGCACAGGTATCCAATACTCCGTTCCGGAAATATAAATGCCGTTCTTATGAAGGGGGTATTTCCACTCCTCTCATCGTGTCGTGGAAAAGCAATCTGAAGAACAAAAAAGGAGAATGGTGTCGTGTTCCCGGTTATCTGCCGGACATCATGCCGACAATTCTGGAAGCTACAGGAGCCGCCTATCCGGAAACTTATCATGGTGGGAACAAAATATATCCATTGGTAGGCAGCAGCCTTTTTCCTGCTATTCGGAAAACAACAGACTCTTTGCATGAATATATGTATTGGGAACATCAAAACAATAGAGCGATCCGCTGGGGTAACTGGAAAGCGATTCGCGACGAGAAAGGAAAAGAATGGGAACTGTATGATGTGGTTAAAGACCGGACTGAACGTACGAATCTGGCGGAACAGCACCCTGAAGTACTTACGAAACTGGTTACTGAATGGGAGAGATGGGCGAATGCCAACTTTGTATTACCTAAGCGTCCGAAGAAATAA